Proteins encoded in a region of the Streptomyces sp. NBC_00310 genome:
- a CDS encoding phage holin family protein encodes MSAPDGSPVGAERSVGQLFASATAEMSALVHDEIALAKAQLRQDVKRGVVGGGAFTAAGAVLLFSLPMLSFALAYGIRTWSDWNLAICFLLSFAANVVVALVLTVIGVAFSKKAKKGKGPQKVAASMKQTAGVLQNAKPHPRRPAPADDAVEAVARSTS; translated from the coding sequence ATGAGCGCACCCGACGGCAGCCCGGTCGGAGCCGAACGCAGTGTCGGCCAGTTGTTCGCCTCGGCGACGGCCGAGATGTCCGCGCTGGTGCACGACGAGATCGCGCTGGCCAAGGCCCAACTCAGGCAGGACGTCAAGCGAGGCGTGGTCGGCGGCGGGGCGTTCACCGCGGCCGGCGCGGTGCTGCTCTTCTCCCTGCCGATGCTCAGCTTCGCCCTGGCCTACGGCATTCGCACCTGGAGCGACTGGAACCTGGCGATCTGCTTCCTGCTGTCGTTCGCGGCGAACGTGGTGGTCGCCCTCGTACTGACGGTCATCGGCGTCGCCTTCTCGAAGAAGGCCAAGAAGGGGAAGGGCCCGCAGAAGGTCGCGGCCTCCATGAAGCAGACGGCGGGCGTGCTGCAGAACGCCAAGCCCCACCCCCGCCGGCCCGCCCCGGCCGACGACGCCGTCGAGGCTGTGGCACGCTCGACGTCATGA
- a CDS encoding NUDIX hydrolase has product MANGQWYPAEWPDRIRALAAGTLTPVTPRRAATVMLLKDTADTPVVHMLRRRASMAFAGGAYAYPGGGVDPRDDDHQIRWAGPTRAWWASRLGVDETDAQAIVCAAVRETYEEAGVLLAGPSSDTVVGDTTGDDWETDRAAVAARELSFAEFLERRGLVLRSDLLGAWARWITPEFESRRYDTWFFVAALPQGQRTRNASTEADRAVWIRPRDAAAGYDKGELLMMPPTIATLRRLAEYDTAAAALAAAPARDLTPVLARARLENDDVVLSWPGHDEFTKRIAAAGDSP; this is encoded by the coding sequence ATGGCAAACGGGCAGTGGTACCCAGCCGAGTGGCCCGACCGCATCCGCGCACTCGCGGCCGGCACGCTGACACCGGTGACCCCCAGGCGGGCCGCCACCGTCATGCTGCTCAAGGACACGGCCGACACTCCGGTCGTGCACATGCTGCGCAGACGCGCCTCCATGGCTTTCGCCGGGGGCGCGTACGCGTATCCGGGCGGCGGAGTGGACCCGCGCGACGACGACCACCAGATCCGCTGGGCGGGCCCCACGCGCGCGTGGTGGGCGTCCAGGCTCGGCGTCGACGAGACCGACGCCCAGGCGATCGTCTGCGCGGCCGTCCGGGAGACGTACGAGGAGGCGGGCGTCCTGCTCGCCGGCCCCAGCTCCGACACGGTGGTCGGCGACACCACGGGCGACGACTGGGAGACGGACCGCGCGGCGGTGGCCGCCCGGGAGCTGTCCTTCGCGGAGTTCCTGGAGCGCAGGGGGCTGGTCCTGCGGTCCGACCTGCTGGGCGCCTGGGCCCGCTGGATCACCCCCGAGTTCGAGTCCCGTCGCTACGACACCTGGTTCTTCGTGGCCGCCCTCCCACAGGGCCAGCGCACCCGCAACGCCTCCACGGAGGCCGACCGCGCGGTGTGGATCCGCCCCCGGGACGCGGCGGCCGGCTACGACAAGGGCGAGCTGCTGATGATGCCGCCCACCATCGCGACCCTGCGCCGGCTCGCGGAGTACGACACGGCCGCCGCCGCGCTCGCCGCCGCACCCGCCCGCGACCTGACCCCCGTCCTCGCCCGAGCCCGCCTGGAGAACGACGACGTGGTCCTCTCCTGGCCCGGCCACGACGAGTTCACCAAGCGCATCGCGGCCGCCGGAGACTCCCCATGA
- a CDS encoding DUF4177 domain-containing protein, whose protein sequence is MTKWEYATVPLLVHATKQILDTWGEDGWELVQVVPGPNNPEQLVAYLKRPKP, encoded by the coding sequence ATGACCAAGTGGGAATACGCAACCGTGCCGCTGCTCGTCCATGCCACGAAGCAGATTCTGGACACCTGGGGCGAGGACGGCTGGGAGCTCGTCCAGGTCGTGCCCGGGCCGAACAACCCCGAGCAGTTGGTGGCCTACCTGAAGCGGCCCAAGCCGTGA
- a CDS encoding RidA family protein, with protein sequence MSAVEAKLVELGLRLPEVVPPLAAYQPAVQSGVYVYTAGQLPMVDGKLPVTGKVGAEVTPEEAKELARTCALNALAAVKSVAGDLDRVARVVKVVGFVASASDFTGQPAVLNGASELLGAVFGDKGVHARSAVGVAVLPLDAPVEVELQVELTVA encoded by the coding sequence GTGAGCGCCGTCGAGGCCAAGCTCGTGGAACTCGGGCTGAGGCTGCCCGAGGTCGTCCCGCCGCTCGCCGCGTACCAGCCGGCCGTCCAGTCCGGCGTGTACGTGTACACCGCCGGCCAGCTCCCCATGGTGGACGGCAAGCTGCCCGTGACCGGCAAGGTCGGCGCGGAGGTCACCCCCGAGGAGGCCAAGGAACTCGCCCGCACCTGCGCGCTGAACGCACTCGCCGCCGTCAAGTCCGTGGCCGGAGACCTGGACCGTGTCGCGCGCGTGGTGAAGGTCGTCGGTTTCGTGGCCTCGGCCTCCGACTTCACGGGCCAGCCCGCCGTGCTGAACGGTGCGAGCGAACTCCTGGGCGCCGTCTTCGGCGACAAGGGCGTCCACGCGCGCAGCGCGGTCGGCGTGGCGGTACTGCCGCTGGACGCGCCGGTCGAGGTGGAGCTCCAGGTGGAACTCACCGTCGCGTAG
- a CDS encoding NUDIX hydrolase has product MTRASRTDGGTDTDSGHHTRDGRVALDKTGLPTWLDPVVRAGETVEPLQLSRFLPPENGSGRQSAVLILFGEGPSGPELLLMERAGSLRSHAGQPSFPGGALDPEDGDPRTDGPLRAALREAEEETGLDPAGVQLFGVLPKLYIPVSGFVVTPVLGWWRQPTPVRAVDPNETARVFTVPVADLTDPANRATAIHPRGYAGPAFLVESALVWGFTAGVIDRLLHYSGWERPWDREKQVPLDWRS; this is encoded by the coding sequence ATGACACGCGCGAGCCGGACAGACGGCGGCACGGACACCGACAGCGGGCACCACACGCGCGACGGACGCGTGGCCCTGGACAAGACGGGCCTGCCCACCTGGCTGGACCCGGTGGTGCGCGCCGGTGAGACGGTCGAGCCACTGCAGCTGAGCCGCTTCCTGCCACCGGAGAACGGCTCGGGGCGGCAGTCGGCGGTCCTGATCCTGTTCGGCGAGGGGCCGAGCGGGCCCGAGCTGCTGCTCATGGAGCGCGCCGGCTCACTCCGGTCGCACGCCGGCCAGCCGTCGTTCCCCGGCGGCGCCCTCGACCCCGAGGACGGCGACCCGCGGACCGACGGCCCGCTGCGCGCCGCCCTGCGCGAGGCCGAGGAGGAGACCGGCCTCGACCCCGCCGGCGTCCAGCTCTTCGGCGTGCTGCCCAAGCTGTACATCCCGGTGAGCGGCTTCGTCGTGACCCCCGTCCTGGGCTGGTGGCGACAGCCGACCCCGGTCAGGGCCGTCGACCCGAACGAGACGGCGCGCGTCTTCACCGTCCCCGTGGCGGATCTCACGGATCCGGCCAACAGAGCCACCGCCATTCACCCCCGCGGCTACGCAGGCCCGGCATTTCTGGTCGAATCGGCCCTGGTGTGGGGTTTCACGGCCGGAGTGATCGACCGTCTGCTGCACTACTCGGGCTGGGAGCGGCCTTGGGACCGCGAGAAGCAGGTCCCGCTCGACTGGCGCTCATGA
- a CDS encoding Crp/Fnr family transcriptional regulator, translating to MDDVLRRAPLFAALDDEQAAELRASMSEVTLARGDALFHEGDPGDRLYVVTEGKVKLHRASPDGRENMLAVLGPGELIGELSLFDPGPRTATATALTEVKLLGLGHGDLQPWLNARPEVAAALLRAVARRLRKTNDQMSDLVFSDVPGRVARALLDLSRRFGVQSEEGIHVVHDLTQEELAQLVGASRETVNKALADFAQRGWLRLEARAVILLDVERLAKRSR from the coding sequence GTGGACGACGTTCTGCGGCGCGCCCCGCTCTTCGCGGCGCTCGATGACGAGCAGGCCGCGGAGCTCCGCGCCTCCATGAGTGAGGTGACCCTCGCGCGCGGTGACGCTCTCTTCCACGAGGGCGATCCGGGTGACCGCCTTTATGTGGTCACCGAAGGCAAGGTGAAGCTGCACCGCGCGTCGCCCGACGGCCGCGAGAACATGCTGGCCGTGCTCGGTCCCGGTGAGCTGATCGGCGAGCTGTCGCTGTTCGACCCGGGCCCGCGGACGGCGACGGCCACCGCGCTGACCGAGGTCAAGCTGCTCGGCCTCGGCCACGGCGACCTGCAGCCGTGGCTGAACGCGCGGCCCGAGGTGGCCGCGGCGCTGCTGCGTGCCGTCGCGCGGCGGCTGCGCAAGACCAACGACCAGATGTCCGACCTCGTGTTCTCGGACGTTCCCGGGCGGGTCGCTCGGGCGCTGCTGGACCTTTCCCGGCGGTTCGGTGTGCAGTCGGAGGAGGGCATCCACGTGGTGCACGACCTCACGCAGGAGGAGCTGGCGCAGCTGGTGGGTGCGTCGCGGGAGACCGTGAACAAGGCGCTGGCGGACTTCGCGCAGCGGGGGTGGCTGCGGTTGGAGGCTCGCGCGGTGATCCTGCTGGATGTGGAGCGGCTGGCCAAGCGGTCGCGCTGA
- a CDS encoding alpha/beta fold hydrolase: MTDPATTPAAPSNQPASPVRLDVPGAKELIHRDVAANGARFHIAEVGDGPLVLLLHGFPQFWWTWRHQLVALADAGFRAVAMDLRGVGGSDRTPRGYDPANLALDITGVVRSLGEPDAALVGHDLGGYLAWTAAVMRPKLVRRLAVSSMPHPRRWRSAMLSDVKQTSAGSYIWGFQRPWIPERQLTADDGALVGRLIREWSGPRLPDDEAVEAYQRAMCIPSTAHCSIEPYRWMVRSMARPDGIQFNRRMKRPVRVPTLHLHGSLDPVMRTRSAAGSGEYVEAPYRWRLFDGLGHFPHEEDPVAFSAELINWLKDPEPDR, translated from the coding sequence ATGACCGACCCCGCGACCACCCCGGCCGCCCCCTCGAATCAGCCCGCGTCTCCCGTACGGCTCGACGTGCCCGGAGCCAAGGAGCTGATCCACCGGGACGTGGCCGCCAACGGCGCGCGCTTCCACATCGCCGAGGTGGGCGACGGGCCGCTGGTGCTGCTGCTGCACGGCTTCCCGCAGTTCTGGTGGACCTGGCGGCACCAGCTGGTCGCCCTCGCCGACGCGGGCTTCCGGGCCGTGGCCATGGACCTGCGCGGGGTCGGTGGCAGCGACCGCACACCCCGGGGTTACGACCCCGCGAACCTCGCCCTCGACATCACCGGGGTCGTACGGTCTCTCGGCGAGCCCGACGCCGCGCTGGTCGGCCACGACCTCGGCGGCTATCTGGCGTGGACGGCGGCCGTGATGCGCCCCAAGCTCGTACGGCGGCTCGCGGTCTCCTCGATGCCGCACCCGCGGCGCTGGCGCTCGGCCATGCTCTCCGACGTCAAGCAGACGTCCGCGGGCTCCTACATCTGGGGCTTCCAGCGCCCCTGGATCCCCGAGCGGCAGCTCACCGCCGACGACGGCGCCCTGGTCGGCCGGCTGATCCGGGAGTGGTCGGGGCCGCGGCTGCCGGACGACGAGGCCGTGGAGGCGTATCAGCGGGCGATGTGCATCCCGTCGACGGCGCACTGCTCGATCGAGCCGTACCGGTGGATGGTGCGGTCCATGGCCCGCCCGGACGGCATCCAGTTCAACCGCCGGATGAAGCGCCCGGTGCGTGTCCCCACCCTTCACCTGCACGGTTCACTCGACCCGGTGATGCGCACCCGCAGCGCGGCCGGGTCCGGGGAGTACGTCGAAGCGCCGTACCGTTGGCGGCTGTTCGACGGTCTGGGACACTTCCCGCACGAGGAGGACCCGGTGGCGTTCTCGGCCGAACTCATCAACTGGCTGAAGGACCCCGAGCCCGACCGGTGA
- a CDS encoding MarP family serine protease produces MNVLDILLLVAAVWFAIVGYRQGFVVGILSVIGFLGGGLVAVYALPVIWDWMTDNSEVSTAAAVVAVVVVIVCASVGQALTTHLGNKLRRYITWSPARALDATGGAFVNVVAMLLVAWLIGSALAGTTLPTLGKEVRNSKVLQGVAGALPHQADTWFADFSSVLTQNGFPQVFSPFSNEPITEVQPPDPALANSLVAQRAKRSIVKVMGTAQSCGKVLEGTGFVFGERRVMTNAHVVGGVDEPTVQIGGEGRKYDAKVVLYDWERDIAVLDVPSLKAPVLKFTTKDAASSDDAIVAGFPENGSYDIRPARVRGRITANGADIYKRGTVHRDVYSLYATVRQGNSGGPLLTPDGKVYGVVFAKSLDDPDTGYALTADEVEEDITKGRTANQQVDSDSCAL; encoded by the coding sequence GTGAACGTGCTGGACATCCTGTTGCTGGTCGCCGCTGTCTGGTTCGCGATCGTGGGCTACCGACAGGGCTTCGTCGTCGGCATCCTCTCGGTGATCGGCTTCCTCGGCGGCGGCCTCGTCGCGGTCTACGCCCTGCCCGTCATCTGGGACTGGATGACCGACAACTCCGAGGTGAGCACGGCCGCCGCCGTCGTCGCGGTGGTCGTCGTGATCGTCTGCGCCTCGGTCGGCCAGGCCCTGACCACCCACCTCGGCAACAAACTGCGCCGGTACATCACCTGGTCGCCGGCCCGCGCCCTGGACGCCACCGGCGGCGCCTTCGTCAACGTCGTGGCGATGCTCCTGGTCGCCTGGCTGATCGGTTCCGCACTCGCCGGGACGACACTGCCGACGCTCGGCAAGGAGGTCCGCAACTCCAAGGTGCTCCAGGGCGTGGCCGGGGCCCTGCCCCACCAGGCGGACACCTGGTTCGCGGACTTTTCCTCGGTCCTCACGCAGAACGGCTTCCCGCAGGTCTTCAGCCCCTTCTCGAACGAGCCGATCACCGAGGTCCAGCCCCCCGACCCGGCGCTCGCGAACAGCCTGGTCGCCCAGCGTGCCAAGCGATCCATCGTCAAGGTCATGGGCACGGCCCAGAGTTGCGGCAAGGTCCTCGAAGGCACCGGCTTCGTCTTCGGCGAGCGCCGGGTGATGACCAACGCGCACGTGGTCGGCGGGGTCGACGAACCCACCGTCCAGATCGGCGGCGAGGGCCGCAAGTACGACGCCAAGGTCGTCCTCTACGACTGGGAGCGCGACATCGCCGTACTGGACGTGCCGAGCCTGAAGGCGCCCGTGCTGAAGTTCACCACCAAGGACGCCGCGAGCAGCGACGACGCGATCGTGGCGGGCTTCCCGGAGAACGGCTCGTACGACATCCGCCCCGCGCGCGTGCGCGGCCGCATCACGGCCAACGGCGCCGACATCTACAAGCGCGGCACCGTCCACCGCGACGTGTACTCGCTCTACGCGACGGTCCGTCAGGGCAACTCCGGCGGCCCGCTGCTCACGCCCGACGGCAAGGTCTACGGCGTGGTCTTCGCGAAGTCCCTCGACGACCCGGACACGGGTTACGCCCTCACCGCGGACGAGGTCGAGGAGGACATCACCAAGGGCCGTACGGCCAACCAGCAGGTGGACAGCGACAGCTGCGCGCTCTGA
- the nth gene encoding endonuclease III — protein sequence MVVRRDSAVGEQGPTGANKTAKATKVSDPSAAENPAQKTTAPAKRTTAPAKRTTAPARRPAKPESRTALVRRARRINRELAEVYPYAHPELDFENSFQLVVATVLSAQTTDLRVNQTTPALFAKYPTPEDLAAADPQEVEEILRPCGFFRAKTKSVMGLSKALVENHGGEVPGRLEDLVKLPGVGRKTAFVVLGNAFGRPGITVDTHFQRLVRRWKWTEATDPDKIEAAIGALFPKSEWTMLSHHVIFHGRRICHARKPACGACPIAPLCPAFGEGETDPEKARKLLKYEKGGFPGQRLKPPQSYLDAGGIPAPPLGAAG from the coding sequence GTGGTTGTACGGCGCGATTCCGCTGTGGGCGAACAGGGCCCCACGGGAGCGAACAAAACGGCAAAGGCGACGAAGGTGTCCGATCCATCAGCGGCGGAGAACCCCGCCCAGAAGACCACGGCTCCGGCGAAGAGGACCACGGCTCCGGCGAAGAGGACCACGGCTCCGGCGAGGAGGCCCGCCAAGCCCGAGTCCCGGACGGCTCTCGTCCGCCGTGCCCGTCGCATCAACCGCGAACTCGCCGAGGTGTACCCGTACGCGCACCCGGAGTTGGACTTCGAGAACTCCTTCCAGCTGGTCGTCGCGACGGTCCTGTCCGCGCAGACGACCGATCTGCGGGTCAACCAGACGACACCGGCGCTCTTCGCGAAGTACCCCACCCCCGAGGACCTGGCCGCCGCCGACCCGCAGGAGGTCGAGGAGATCCTGCGGCCGTGCGGGTTCTTCCGGGCCAAGACGAAGTCGGTGATGGGTCTGTCGAAGGCCCTGGTGGAGAACCACGGGGGAGAGGTCCCCGGCCGTCTCGAGGACCTCGTCAAGCTGCCCGGCGTCGGCCGCAAGACCGCCTTCGTCGTGCTGGGCAACGCCTTCGGCCGGCCCGGAATCACCGTGGACACGCACTTCCAGCGGCTCGTCCGGCGCTGGAAGTGGACCGAGGCGACCGACCCGGACAAGATCGAGGCGGCCATCGGCGCGCTCTTCCCGAAGAGCGAGTGGACGATGCTGTCGCACCACGTGATCTTCCACGGCCGCCGTATCTGCCACGCCCGCAAACCGGCCTGCGGCGCCTGCCCCATCGCCCCGCTCTGCCCGGCGTTCGGCGAGGGCGAGACGGACCCGGAGAAGGCCAGGAAGCTCCTGAAGTACGAGAAGGGCGGCTTCCCCGGCCAGCGCCTCAAGCCCCCACAGTCCTACCTGGACGCGGGCGGCATCCCGGCCCCGCCCCTGGGAGCCGCCGGATGA
- a CDS encoding nucleotidyltransferase domain-containing protein, with protein MAEIGRRRGLDSRGYIEREGALGRVGGVFRPVVAVARDRVLNGFGARLHSAYLYGSIPRGTARPGRSDLDLLLVLREEPTEADRARARVLDETLDEEFPQIDGAGTLLVSRAQVLSDLERYDLGWFVACLCTPLLGEDLAEDLPRYRPDSLLARETNGDLALLLPRWRERIAEADTDDARRSLVRGCSRRLVRTGFTLVMPRWNGWTSDLHEMAEAFGEYYPERAAQMRAAAVAGAGYEPDAGPGGRGHPGGPGGPSLPGGPGAHDVVLRSYVEDLGPWLAGEYARVHGVKAPRPGDR; from the coding sequence ATGGCCGAAATCGGGCGTCGTAGAGGGCTGGACAGTCGGGGGTATATCGAGCGGGAGGGGGCGTTGGGGCGGGTGGGTGGGGTGTTTCGGCCCGTGGTGGCAGTTGCTCGGGATCGGGTTCTGAACGGGTTCGGGGCGCGGCTGCACAGTGCGTACCTCTATGGGTCGATTCCCCGGGGAACGGCTCGCCCGGGGCGCAGTGACCTCGATCTGCTGCTGGTGTTGCGGGAGGAGCCCACGGAGGCCGACCGGGCGAGGGCGCGGGTGCTGGACGAGACGTTGGACGAGGAGTTCCCGCAGATCGACGGGGCCGGGACGCTGCTGGTCAGCAGGGCGCAGGTGCTCAGCGACCTGGAGCGGTACGACCTGGGCTGGTTCGTGGCCTGTCTGTGCACCCCACTGCTGGGTGAGGACCTGGCGGAGGACCTGCCCCGCTATCGGCCGGACTCGCTCCTCGCGCGCGAGACCAACGGCGACCTCGCGCTGCTTCTGCCGCGCTGGCGTGAACGGATCGCGGAAGCCGACACGGACGACGCCCGGCGGTCGCTCGTCCGCGGTTGCTCACGTCGGCTCGTCCGGACCGGGTTCACGCTTGTCATGCCCCGCTGGAACGGCTGGACCAGTGATCTGCACGAGATGGCGGAGGCGTTCGGCGAGTACTACCCCGAACGTGCTGCCCAGATGCGCGCGGCGGCGGTGGCGGGAGCGGGATACGAGCCGGATGCCGGGCCGGGCGGACGGGGCCACCCGGGTGGCCCAGGTGGCCCGAGCCTCCCGGGTGGCCCGGGTGCTCATGACGTCGTACTGCGGTCGTACGTGGAGGATCTCGGGCCCTGGCTGGCCGGGGAGTACGCGCGCGTGCACGGGGTCAAAGCGCCGCGCCCCGGGGACCGGTGA
- a CDS encoding MBL fold metallo-hydrolase, giving the protein MTDAAALPGQPRGGVLSGPATARAVNVLAPNASVMTLDGTNTWIVSEPDSDSAVVIDPGPLDDAHLRNVVDTAEKAGKRIALTLLTHGHPDHAEGAARFAGLTRTNVRALDPALRLGDEGLGAGDVVAVGGLELRVVPTPGHTADSLCFHLPADGAVLTGDTVLGRGTTVVAHPDGRLGDYLDSLRRLRSLTVDDGVHTVLPGHGPVLEDAQGVVEFYLAHRAHRLAQVETAVENGYRTPGEVVAHVYADVDRSLWPAAELSVRAQIEYLTEHGLI; this is encoded by the coding sequence ATGACCGACGCAGCAGCCCTCCCCGGCCAGCCCAGGGGCGGCGTCCTGTCGGGGCCCGCCACCGCGCGCGCGGTCAACGTGCTCGCGCCGAACGCGTCCGTGATGACGCTGGACGGAACCAACACCTGGATCGTGTCCGAGCCGGACTCCGACTCGGCGGTCGTGATCGACCCGGGTCCGCTCGACGACGCCCATCTGCGCAACGTCGTCGACACGGCGGAGAAGGCCGGCAAGCGGATCGCGCTGACCCTGCTCACGCACGGGCACCCGGACCACGCGGAGGGCGCCGCCCGCTTCGCCGGGCTGACCAGGACGAACGTACGGGCCCTGGACCCGGCGCTGCGGCTCGGCGACGAAGGGCTGGGCGCCGGCGACGTCGTCGCGGTCGGCGGCCTGGAACTCCGCGTCGTGCCCACCCCAGGCCACACCGCCGACTCGCTCTGCTTCCACCTCCCGGCGGACGGGGCCGTCCTGACCGGCGACACCGTCCTCGGGCGCGGTACGACGGTCGTGGCCCACCCCGACGGGCGTCTCGGCGACTATCTCGACTCCCTCCGCCGCCTCAGGTCCCTCACGGTCGACGACGGCGTCCACACCGTCCTCCCCGGCCACGGTCCCGTCCTGGAGGACGCCCAGGGCGTCGTCGAGTTCTACCTCGCCCACCGCGCCCATCGGCTCGCCCAGGTCGAAACGGCCGTCGAGAACGGCTACCGCACCCCCGGCGAGGTCGTCGCCCACGTCTACGCGGACGTCGACCGCTCCCTGTGGCCGGCCGCGGAACTCTCGGTACGGGCCCAGATCGAGTACCTGACCGAGCACGGCCTGATCTGA
- a CDS encoding ArsA family ATPase, whose protein sequence is MSRLQVVSGKGGTGKTTVAAALALALATEGKRTLLVEVEGRQGIAQLFEAEALPYEERKIAVAPGGGEVYALAIDPELALLDYLQMFYKLGGAGRALKKLGAIDFATTVAPGLRDVLLTGKACEAVRRKEKSGRFAYDYVVMDAPPTGRITRFLNVNDEVAGLAKIGPIHNQAQAVMRVLKSPETAVHLVTLLEEMPVQETADGIAELRGAKLPVGRIIVNMVRPEVLDADELEFARAVPRTAVAKSLSTAGLGGARRGGNAERLVEPLLTQAEEYAERYTLEHEQRGVLGELDLPLHELPLLAEGMDLAGLYELATELRQQGIS, encoded by the coding sequence GTGAGCAGGCTCCAGGTCGTCAGCGGCAAGGGCGGGACCGGAAAGACCACGGTCGCCGCCGCACTCGCGCTCGCCCTCGCGACCGAGGGGAAGCGCACCCTCCTGGTCGAGGTCGAGGGCAGACAGGGCATCGCGCAGCTCTTCGAGGCAGAGGCACTGCCGTACGAGGAGCGGAAGATCGCGGTGGCACCCGGGGGCGGGGAGGTGTACGCGCTGGCCATCGACCCCGAACTGGCCCTGTTGGACTACCTCCAGATGTTCTACAAGCTGGGCGGGGCGGGCCGGGCCCTGAAGAAGCTCGGCGCCATCGACTTCGCGACCACCGTCGCGCCCGGCCTGAGGGACGTGCTGCTGACCGGCAAGGCCTGCGAGGCGGTGCGCCGCAAGGAGAAGAGCGGGCGGTTCGCGTACGACTACGTGGTGATGGACGCGCCACCCACCGGGCGCATCACCCGCTTCCTGAACGTCAACGACGAGGTGGCGGGCCTCGCGAAGATCGGCCCGATACACAATCAGGCCCAGGCCGTCATGCGGGTCCTGAAGTCACCCGAGACGGCCGTGCATCTGGTGACGCTGCTGGAGGAGATGCCCGTCCAGGAGACGGCGGACGGCATCGCCGAGCTGCGGGGCGCGAAGCTGCCGGTGGGACGGATCATCGTCAACATGGTGCGGCCGGAGGTGCTGGACGCCGACGAGCTCGAGTTCGCGCGCGCGGTACCGCGGACGGCCGTCGCCAAGTCCCTGTCCACAGCGGGCCTGGGCGGCGCGCGGCGCGGCGGCAACGCCGAGCGGCTGGTGGAGCCGCTGCTCACCCAGGCCGAGGAGTACGCCGAGCGGTACACCCTGGAGCACGAACAGCGGGGCGTACTGGGCGAGCTGGACCTGCCGCTGCACGAACTGCCGTTGCTCGCCGAGGGAATGGACCTGGCGGGCCTGTACGAACTGGCCACGGAACTGCGTCAGCAAGGGATCTCATGA